The region CGCGGGGCGGCGGTACGTCGGCGATCAGCTCGTTGGCGGCCTCGACGCGGAAGCGCGGCTTGGACGTACGGGCGGGCGCCCCGCGCCGCAGCCAGGCCAGCTCCTTGCGGACCAGGTTCTGCCGCTTGACCTCTTCGGTGGCGGCGATGCGCTCACGCTCGGCGCGGGCGAAGACGTAGTCGGTGTAGCCGCCCTCGTACTCGAACACGTCGCCCTTCTGCACGTCCCACATGCTGGTGCAGACCTGGTCGAGGAACCAGCGGTCGTGGGTGACGCAGACGAGCGCGGAGCGGCGCTCGCGCAGATGCCGGGCGAGCCAGGAGATGCCCTCGACGTCGAGGTGGTTGGTGGGCTCGTCGAGAACGATCAGGTCAGGCTCGTCGATGAGCAGCTTGGCGAGCGCGATCCGCCGCCGCTCACCACCGGAGAGGGGCGCGATGACGGTGTCGAGCCCCTGCGGGAACCCGGGCAGGTCGAGGCCGCCGAACAACCCGGTGAGTACGTCCCTGATCTTGGAGTTCCCGGCCCACTCGTGGTCCGCCATGTCCCGGATGACCTCGTGGCGGACGGTGGCGGTTGGGTCGAGCGAATCGTGCTGGGTGAGCACGCCGAGACGCAGGCCCCCGGAGTGGGTCACGCGCCCGGTGTCGGCCTCCTCCAGCTTGGCGAGCATCCGGATGAGGGTGGTCTTGCCGTCGCCATTACGACCCACGACCCCGATCCGGTCCCCCTCGGACACCCCGAGCGAGATCCCGTCGAGCAGGGCACGGGTCCCGTACACCTTGCTGACGTTCTCGACATTGACGAGGTTGACGGCCATTTCGCTCCTGAGGTGGGGTGGATCGACCTTCCAGGATAGTGGGCGGGGTGGGTGGGGGTGGCGGGCGGATTCCCGGGGGCCTCGAAGTGACATGCGGCATCGTGTAGCCGCGCTCCCGGGCGAGGAGGAATAATCACCGCTATGGCATCGCGGCCCTTGTCCGGTTCCTCACCTTCCACAGCCGATGTGCTGCGAGCGCGCTACGCGGACCGGCTCCCTGGCTCCATCGAGGACCTCACTGGTCCCACTCACGGTCAGGTTCCGCTTCCCCTCCATATCGCCTGGTCAGGCCTGCGCAGCTACGACCTGGACCGGCGCCGGCAGTGCATGAGCCTGTACCGCACGGTCCTGGCCGAAGGACAGCGGGACGATCTGGCGGCCGGACACGTTCCCCGAACTCGTGCGCCGAAAAGGATCAACTGGGGCGTGAACCTCAGCGACCTCCGCCGTCGGCTCCTCGCCGACATCCTTTCCGGCACTCCTTAGCCGCTGGTCATCACCGGCGGATACGCGGTCCAGGCGCACGGGCTCGTCGACCGGCTCAGCCAGGACATCGACGTCGCGACCGGGAACCCGGCTCCCATGGCCGTCATTGCTCAGGACCCTGCGGCAGGGTCTGTCGCACCGCGGCTGGCAGGTCGTCGTCATCAGCGTCGACCCGCTCTCTGCTCGGCTGCTGGTGGCCAGTCCGGACACGGGCGAAAAATGCGAAGTGGACGTCCTCAAGGAGAACTTCTGGGCGTCGCCCGAGTTGACCGAACACGGACCGGTCCTCGCCCTCCATGATGTCGTCGGAACCAAGGTCCGCGCCTTGGCCGATCGCGGTGCCGTCAGAGACCTCATCGACGTCCACTCCGGGTCCAGTTCGTCCCAGAGGTGGTACCTGGCCGCGTCGGCGGGCGTGGGCCCGTGATGACTCCAGTCCTCGTGGAACACGCTCATCAGCCAGATCACACCGAAGTCGGACTCGTCGGCACTGCGCACTGAATGTCACTTCCTGTGGGGCGACATCGCGAAAGCCGCCAACTCGGCCGGGGTACAAGCCCGTTGGTCACCCCCGCTTGGCGGCGACCGCCGTACGGACCTCGCCGAGGAGGTCGTACATCGTCTGGCCGGGGCAGTCGGTCGACAGCCAGTCGCGGTGGCCGCTGATCGCGTTGACGTCCTTCGTGACCCCGTTGACCGGGTTCACATAGGTCAACTTGGCCTGCGGGTCCAGGCCCTTGAAGCGGGCGATGACCTTGATGAGGCGGATCAGTGACGCCTTGGCCGCGTCCGTCGGCGGCTGGCCGACCAGCGTGCCGATGAGGGCGATGCCGAGGTTGCCGGAGTTGAAGCCGCCGGTGTGGAAGGCGGTGACGAGCTTGCCGTCCTTGTCGAAGGCGGGGATCAGGTCGTCGCCGGAGTAGCGGCCCTCGTAGACGGCACCCGCCTCGTCGATGAGGAAGTGGTAGCCGATGTCGCCCCAGTCGAGGGTGATCGCGTGGTACTCGTAGATGCCGCGCACGGTCGACGCCGGGTCGGGGTCGGCGTTCGGGGTGTCCGTGTGGTGGACGGTGACCGTCTGGAACGGGTAGTACACCTCGGGCGAGTTGACCTTGCCGTCCTTGTACCGCTTCGACTCGTCGGCGCCCCACGCCGGTCGCGACAGGTACTGCACCCCGCGCACCCGGGTCGGCTCGGTCGGCACCCGGAAGGTCTTCCCCGCCCCGCCGGTCGTGTCGATCGCCAGCGACCGCGCCGCGCCCGCGCCCGCCCCGTCGGGCAGCTTCAGCTCGTACGCGGTGGCGTCCCCCGCCGCCACCAGCGCCGTGCCGCCGCCCTCGACGGTCGCACAACCGCCGCTCAGCTCCTGCCACTTGCCGGGCGCGGAGGCACCGTCCGCGAACTTGATCCCGGCGCCGTCCGCCGCGCCGGTCCAGCGCACCCCGACGTACGAGATGGCGAAGGCGGCGCCTGTCTCGGCGGTGCCGGTGGCGGCCTCGGTACGGGTGGCCGGGAACTTCTGCGGCTCGGTACCGGCGGTGCCGGACGTGCCGGACGTGCTGTCCGTCGTACCGGACGCGGAGTCCTCGCCGTTGGTGGCCGCGAAGACCACCGGGGTCAGCGCGCCCCCGACGGCGACAGCGCCCGCGGCGCCGATCATGCCGCGCCGGGTGAGGGGCACTTTCCGGCGATGGGAGGGAGCCGGAGAGGGAGAGGAAGAGGAGGGGGGAGGTACGGACACGGAGATGCCTTCCGGAAGTACTGGGGCAGTTGGCAACTCAAGGGGGACCCCACGCCGCGCGCACTCCGGAATTCGGTGAACTCCGAGGAGTTGGCGGAGATCTGTGGCGGACGGCGAGTGCTTGAAGTTGAAAAAACCTTACTGTCACGTCCGCCCCACCCGTGCTTCCGCATGCCAAAGGACGGTGAATTCCCTGTGGAGGTCGGAGAAATGGGTCAACTCAGAAGTAACTCTGTGTGTTCACCGTCACAGCACGGTCGCGCCCGGTACCGGTCCCGCTGCCACCCGTACGAACCGGCACGTACCGGACGTCGACAGTGCCCGCGCCACCCGCTGCGCGGCCTCCGCGTCGCGGGCGAGAAACGCCGTCGTCGGGCCGGAACCCGAGACCAGCGCGGTCAACGCGCCGGCCGCGCGGCCCGCCGCGAGGGTGTCGGCGAGGGCGGGGAAGAGCGAAAGGGCGGCAGGCTGGAGGTCGTTGGAGACGGTGGCGGCGAGCGCCTCGGGGTCGCCCTTGGCGAGCGCGTCGAGGAGTTGGGGCGAGGCGACGGGCACCGGAACCTCAATGTCAGCGACCAGCCGGTCGAACTCCCGGAACACGGCCGGCGTCGACAGCCCGCGCTCGGCCATCGCGAACACCCAGTGGAAGGTGCCGCCGGTCTCCAGAACCGTCAGCTTCTCCCCGCGCCCGATCCCGAGCGCGGCCCCGCCCACCAGGCTGAACGGCACATCGCTGCCCAACTCGGCGCAGATGTCGAGGAGTTCGACGCGCGAGGCGCCGGTCCCCCACAGCGCGTCGCAGGCGAGCAGCGCACCGGCGCCGTCGGCACTTCCGCCCGCCATGCCCCCGGCGACGGGGATGTCCTTGGCGATGTGGATGTGCACGGCGGGCGTACGGCCGTACCGCTCGGCAAGCGCCACGGCGGCACGGGCGGCGAGATTCGTACCGTCCAGGGGGACTTGGGCGGCGTCGGGCCCTTCGCAGGTGATCCGGAGCTCGTCGGCCGGAGTCACCGTCACCTCGTCGAAGAGGCCGACGGCGAGGAAGACGTTGGCGAGGTCGTGGAAGCCGTCGGGGCGCGCGGCACCCACCGCGAGCTGGACGTTGACCTTGGCGGGAACCCGTACCGTCACGCTCACAGCTGCCCGGACTCCTCGTCACCAGTGTGCAGTTGGACCTTGTTCTCGGCGATGCGGACGAACTCCTCGACGCTCAACGACTCGCCGCGGGCCTGCGGGGAGACACCGGCGGCGACGAGGGCGCTCTCGGCGGCGGCGGCGGATCCGGCCCACCCTGCGAGCGCGGCGCGCAGGGTCTTGCGGCGCTGGGCGAAGGCGGCGTCCACGACCGCGAAGACCTCGCGGCGATCGGCGGTCGTCTTCAGCGGCTCGGCACGCCGGACGAGCGAGACGAGCCCGCTGTCGACGTTGGGCGCGGGCCAGAACACGTTGCGCCCGATGGAACCGGCCCGCTTGACCTCGGCGTACCAGTTGGCCTTGACGGACGGTACGCCGTACACCTTCGACCCGGGCGGCGCGGCGAGCCGGTCGGCGACCTCCGCCTGCACCATGACGAGCGTCCGCTCGATACTCGGGAACGTCTCCAGCATGTGCAGCAGCACGGGCACGGCGACGTTGTACGGGAGGTTCGCGACCAGTGCGGTGGGCGGGGGGCCGGGGAGTTCGGTGACGCGCATGGCGTCGGAGTGCACCAGCGAGAACCGGTCGGCGCGGGTGGGCGTCCGGGCGGCGACGGTGGCGGGCAGCGCGCCCGCGAGGACGTCGTCGATCTCGACGGCCACGACCCGGTCGGCAGCCTCCAGCAGCGCGAGGGTGAGGGACCCGAGCCCCGGCCCGACCTCGACGACCACATCGTCGGGCCGCACACCGGCGGTGCGGACGATACGGCGGACCGTGTTGGCGTCGATGACGAAGTTCTGCCCGCGCTGCTTGGTGGGCCGCACGCCGAGGGCGCCGGCCAGCTCACGGATGTCGGCAGCGCCGAACAGGGCATCGGAGGTGGGGAGCGCATCGGGGGCGGGGCTGGTACTCACGGGTCCAGGGTACGGGGGTGGGGGGTGGGGGTGGGACGCGGTGCGTGGTCGTGCGGGGCTGGGATCGACTGACCGCTCCGACGCTCGCGAGGGCCCCGGAGTCCCGGGGTCCCGCAACTTACGGCGGCCTCGGCGCTTACAGCGGCCGCGGCGCTTTCGCGCACCATGTCCCGTCAGGCCGCGCGGCTGCGCAGGCGGCGCAGCATGCGGGCGTCCTCGAAGCCGACCGAGTGTGCGGCGGCGTCGACCGTGGCGCCGTGGCTGATGAGGTGCTCGGCGCGTTCCAGCCGCAGGGTCTGCTGGTAACGCAGCGGGGTGAGACCGGTGGCGCGGCTGAAGAGCCGGGTCAGGGTGCGTTCGCTGACTCCGACAGCCGAGGCCAGGTGGGGCAGCGGCAGCGGTCGGTCGAAGCGGGTGTCGATGAGGTCCTGGGCGCGGTGCACGGTGTCGTCGAGGTGGGACCGGTGCCGGAACATCGCGCTGGTCTGCGGCTCGTGGCCGTTGCGGCGGGCGTAGACGACCATGTCCCGGGCGACCTGGGCGGCGACGGCGGGCCCGTGCCGGCTTGCGACGAGGTGGAGCGCCAGGTCGATGCCGCTGGCGATACCGGCGGAGGTGATCACCCGGTCGTCGGCGGTGAACAGGACGTCGCGGACGACGACGGCCCCGGGGTGGCGCAGGGCCAGCTCGTCCTGCACGTCGTGGTGGGTGGTGCAGCGGCGGCCCCTCAGCAGGCCGGCCCGCCCGAGTGCCTCCGCTCCGGCGCAGACGCTGGCCACCGTTCCGCCCCTGGTGTGGTGGTCCCGCAGAACCTTCAGGGAGGTGTCGGCGATGGCGGGCGAGTCGGCCAGGGTGACCGCCCGCCAGCCGGGGACCACGATCAGGTCCTCGGGCCCGAGGTCGGGCCAGTCGGAGTTTGCCAGCACGGGCAGCCCCTGGGCTGTGGGGACCTGCGGCTGCTCGGCGACGTAGGTGAGGGTGTAGGGGTGCCCGAAGTCGGCTGCCGTGGAGAAGACCTGCGCGGGGCCGGCCAGGTCCAGCAGATGGACTCCGGGTACCAGGAAGAAGACGACGTGGCTCACGATTCGGTCATCATGCCGGAAGACCGGTCATCGTGCCGCAGATTCCGCCGCGGCCTCCACCTCGTCGACCGTCGCGATGGTGGCGAAACGGCCCGCGAGGGCGTACTCGGTGCGCCGGATGATCTCGTCGGCGGGCAGGGTACGGGGGTCGGCGAGCAGTTCCGCGACGCTCTGGTCGGCGGGGGCGTCGCGGTGCGGGATCGGGTTGGTGGCGGTCGCGTCGACGACGAAGGTGACCTGGTAGCCGAGGTCGCTCGCCACGCGGGCGGTGGTCTCCACGCACTGCTCGGTGCGGATGCCGCAGACGGCGAGTTCGCTGACGCCGTGCTCTGTGAGGCGTTGTTGCAGGTTGGTGGTGGTGAAGGCGTTGTGCGAGGTCTTGTGGATCAGCGGCTCGCCGTCCTCCGGCCGCCCCAGCTCCTCCAGCAGCCGCACATGACCGAGGGCCGGGTCGAAGACATCGCCACTCCCCGGCTCGGAGTGCAGTACCCACACCACCAGGTCTCCGGCCTGGCGGGCCCGCCTCACCAGCCGGTTCACCTTGTCGGCGATCTTCGGGTCGGAGATGGTCTCCCACAGCGGGTGGGCGCGGAAGGACTCCTGGACATCGATGACGATCAGTGCTCGGGTCATGTCCCTAGCTTCGGGCGTGCGGAGGGTGCGGTGACAGGCCGCATCGGGTCCCGAAGCGGACGGATCCGGTCAGCCGACGCCGGACACGGTCACTCAGGGAGGGGGCACCCTCCGCACCCTGCCCCTCGGACAGATGCGGCAGCGGGGTCCAGCTGCGGACGAACCGCCGTCGTGATTGCCAACCTGATTGAGTACAGGTCGAGTTGAGGGACACTGAGTGCGGGACGGGGTGCGGCTCCTGGTTGGATGGGCCGGCGACAGGCGCTGCCGGATGAAGGATGGATCTCATGGGAACGACACAGGGCCCGCCGGTGGGGCACGAGGACATCCAGGTCCCCTCGGGACGGACCAGGTGGTGGGTGGTAGCCCTCATCCTGGGTCTGCCGGCACTTCTCGTCGTCGGCTTCATCGCCATGGTCGCGATCTGGGTGCTGAGCGACGACTCGTCCGAGGCCGAGCAGCGACCTCCCCACTCTCTTCAGGTCAGCGTGGGAGACCCATGGGCCGGAAGCGCTCCCGCCTCGTCCCGGACATCGGCGATGTGACACCGAGTTCAGCGTGCGGAAGTGGCTTTACGGTTAGGCACCTTGACGGACTCGACGAAGGGCGCGAAGACGCCGGCTGGGAAGCTGAGCGCCTCTCGGGCCGCGGACTTCGAGTCGCGAATGGCTCTGCGAGTGCGCAAGTTGACGATCTCCAGGCAGGCGTTGCCGTCGCCGCTGCCGGAGTAGGAAGACTTTCGCCAGTTGTCGGGGGTGGTCACCGGACGCCTCACAGTTCCTGGTGCGAACTCGCCGCCGGCGATGTCAGCGGCAGCCGTCCAGCAGCACCCCTGCCGGCGGCCTAGCCATGCACGCCCCTCGAACCGACTCTCAGACGTCGGTGAGGGCGATGCGGGACTCCTGGCGAAACCCTGTGGAGTAATACAGGAGGAAAGCGCTGATAACCTGTCCTACTGTCCGAATATGCCCACTTCACGTACCCGTCTCAGTGTGATGGTCACGGTCCTCGGCCTGGTCGCGGTGCTCGGGGTCGTATGGCTGGTCAGGTCGGCCACCACCGGCACCCAGAAGACGAGTAGCAGTGGCACTGACACGTCGGCAACCCGTTCCACGGCGAGTTCAGATGCCACGGACGGGGGAACGACGGGGTCGGGGACGACAACAGGGTCCGGGGAGACGACGGGGTCCGGCCAGACGACCGGGTCCGGGAAGACGACGGGGAACGCGACCGGGGGCGGAGGCCGTACGCCGGGTGGTGACAAGACGCCTGGTGGGGGTGGGGGTGGGCGGTCGATCAAGGTGAATGGCCTACGCCTCGACGGCAACGGCAACGGCGACGGATGTGTGACCTTCATCAACAAGACGGCCACCCCCGCCCGCATCACAGGCGTCTCGTTCACTGTGGTCTCCGGAGCGGGCCATCCGACGATCAGCTCCGACAACGCCGCCCACTGCGATGGACAGCAAGGTGGTGACGCGGACCCCCCGTGCGACGGCCTCCGGCTGATCGAGGGCAACCAGTGCCAGGCGGGAGCGGTCCTCGGGCCAGGAGCCCGCGGGGACTACACCGTGGGGGCGGTGGCCAGCTACACCTTCGTCTGCGACAACGCCAAGATCAATCCGTGCGATCGCGCGTCGGAGGCGGGCGGCCCACCCCCGACTCCCCAGAACCCCGTGTCGATCTCCGGCGACAGCGAGCGTCTCGACACGGGCCTCGACGTCGGGGGCACACCCCCCGACACACCCCCGACGGACGACACCGATCCCGGCAACCCGCCCCAGCCCGTCAACCCACCCCCCGGCGACACCCCGACCACCGCCAGCCCCCCGGAGCAGTGATGACGGCCGGCCACACGCCGCCACCCGAACCCTCCGACCAGCAGCCCGTCTCCGCCCGGGTCCGGCACCTCGCGGAGGCACTCGGTCCGACAACGTTGGCGACCGCGCTGCTGATCTACTTCGGCTATGTCGCCACTCGCGCGCGATACGACTACTTCGGCGTCCCCGTGGACATGACCGGCCGGTCCAATCAGGGCCTGATGCTGGACGGCATGGAAGTCGTCTTCGTCCCAGCGGCGATGATCTTCCTCGGCGTCATGGCACTCGTGGCGATCCACGCCCTCGTGACGTGGGTGTTGGCCCGCGACGCGGGGGACGACACGTTCGGCGCCGTCTTCCTCGCGTACGGCTTCCTCCTCGTCGGCGTCATCCTGATCGGCGAGGCGCTCATCGGCATGTTCGTCCAGAACTCCGACACGAGCGTGAAGTTCGGCATCGTGCCGCTGGCCCTGGCGTTCGGACCTGCGGCGACGGCGTACGGGATCTGGATCTACGGCCGCCGGCGCGGGCGTCCGCTGCTGTCGCAGCGTATGGCCAGGAACGGTGTGATGTGCGTACTCGCGCTGGGCGTGGCCGGGCTGTTCTGGGCATCCACGCAGTTGGCGTGGGCGTACGGCAGAGGCCGGGGCGAGGAGGACGTGACCGCTCTCGAGGGCCGCCCCGAGGTCGTCATCGACTCCAAGGAACCGCTGGAGGGGCTGCCGACGGGGGTGACCGCGACCCGTCTCGGGAAGCCCGGCGAGAGCGGGCGGGAGTACCGCAACCGCTACCGGGGCTTCCGGCTGCTGCTGTCGTCCGGCGGACGGCTGTTTCTGGTCACCCCGCAGTGGCAACTCGGCCGGGACCAGACGATCGTCCTGCCTTACGCGGACGACATCCGGGTGCAGCTCATCCCGCAACGCTGAACACCGGCCACGCGCTTTCACGACTGCCTGTCCGTGTGGGGAGCGCCCCCCTCACGACTCCCGAAGAACCGGGTGACCCGTTCGTGCGAGCCCGGACTCAGCCATGCAACCGCCCCCCGCAATGCGGCCAGGGCCCCGCCCCCCGTTTCACATACAGCCTCTTCGCGCGCAGCGTCTGCTCCTCGCCCGTGGCGTCCTGGGGGCGGCCGGAGCCGCCCAGGTTCTGCCAGGTCCGGGTGTCGAACTGGTACAGGCCGCCGTAAGTCCCGGACGGGTCCACCGCGTTCGGGCGCCCCCCGGACTCGCAGGCCGCCAGCGAGCCCCAGTCCAGATGGTCCGCCCCCTGCACCGAGGTCGGCAGGGGTTTCGTGCCGACCCTCACCAGTTGGGCCCGGGGCTCGCGGACCACCTCGGTGCGCACCCAGCGTGGTTTCTGCTTCACGCCGTTGACCGAGCGCAGGGCGAGGGTGATCCGGCGCAGGCCCGCACTGCCCGCCTGGTCGATGACCTCCGTGCCCTTGAACAGGGTCGCGTCCTGGGTACGACGGGTGTCGAAGGGGATCACCTCCTCGCGTACCTCCTTGGAGGCCGTCACCCGTAGCACCGTCACCGTCTGGCCGTCGCGCGGGAAGCTCGCGGCGGCCACCGAGAGGGCGTCCTCGCCTCGCAGGGTGATCCCGGCCTCCTGTACCGCCTCGGCGACCGTCGCCGCGTTCGTGCGGATCATGCGGGCCCGGCCGTCCGCCATGATCGTCACCGTGCGCTCGGTGCGGACGTCGATGGTGAGCCCTTGCCTGCCGATCTTCTGGGAGCGCGCGAGCGACAGGTACGCGCCCTCCGCGCGCACCCCGAGCTGTCTGAGTGCTTCCTCCACCGTGTGTGCCGTCGTCCACACCTCACGCCGTTCACCGTCCAGAGTGATCCGTACGGGTCGCCCGTAGTGGACACGGACCTCGTCGCCGCTGGCCAGTGCCGTGCCCGGCGCGGGGGCGATGACGTCGTGGGCGCCCACCGCGACCCCCTCGTCGGCCAGCAGTTCGGTCACGTCGTCGGCGAAGGTGTGCAGGGTGCGCGGCTTGCCGTCGACGTTCAGTTCGATCGCCTTGTCCTTGGCGACGAAGGCCGTCGTACCTCCCGCCAGGAACGCCACGACGAGTGCCTGTGGCAGCAACCGGCGGATGACGTCGGGCCGTTCGGAGCCCTTGCGGCGCCTGGCCGCCCGCCCCTCCTGGGACCGCCCGTTCGCCGCCAGCTGCTGGGGCAGCGTGGGCGACAGCTGCGGCGCCGGGTGCTCGTAGGCGGGCCGGTACGTGTCCTCGTACGGCACCCCGTACGCCACCGTCTCGGCGGTGTGCGGGTCGTACCCCCCGTACGGCGACGGCGGCTGTGGCCCGCCCACGGGGCTGTACGTCTCGTACGGCGGCGAACTGCTCACGACGACACGCTCCAGGTTCCGGCGACGGGCACAGAACTTAGCGGAGCGGCCGTCACTCTCCAAAGCGGCGCGGCTACCGAGCGTCAACGTACGTCAGTGCTGTCAGTAATCGAAGGCACGTGCGGTGTTGGTCGCGATCGCCGTCGCCAGCGTGTCCTCGTCGATACCCCGCACCTCGGCCATCGCACGCAGGGTGACCGGGATGAGGTAGGGAGCGTTGGGCCGGCCCCGGTACGGCGCCGGAGTGAGGAAGGGCGCGTCCGTCTCGACGAGGACCAGCTCCAACGGGGCCACGGTGAGCGCGTCGCGCAGCGGCTGGGCGTTCTTGAAGGTCATGTTGCCGGCGAAGGACATGAAGTAGCCGTTCGCGGCGCAGACTTCGGCCATCTCCGCGTCACCGGAGTAACAGTGGAAGACGGTCCGCTCGGGGGCGCCCTCCTCCTTCAGGACCCGCAGGACGTCGGCGTGGGCGTCCCGGTCGTGGATGACCAGCGCCTTGCCGTGCCGCTTGGCGATCTCGATGTGCGCCCGGAAGGACCGCTCCTGGGCCGCCTTGCCCTCCGGCCCGGTGCGGAAGTAGTCCAGTCCCGTCTCGCCGACGCCCTTGACCTGCGGGAGTCCGGCCAGCCGGTCGATCTCCGCGAGCGCGTCGTCGAGGGCGGCGTCTCCGCCGGGCACCCGGGCGCCCTGCCGGGACCAGCCGTCGGGGTCGCCGTGGACGATGCGGGGGGCCTCGTTCGGGTGCAGGGCGACGGTCGCGTGGACGCTCCCGTACGTGGCCGCCGTCTCGGCCGCCCAGCGGGAGCCCTTGATGTCGCAGCCGACCTGGACGACCGTCGTCACCCCGACCGACGCGGCCTTGGCGAGGCCCTCCGCGACGGTGCCGGACTGCATGTCGAGGTGGGTGTGGGAGTCGGCGACCGCTACCCGGAGGGGTTCGGGCAGCGGCGGGGCTTCGGCGGTTCCGGACTTGGCGGGCATGCCCCCGATCTTACGAAGAGCAAAAAACCCGCGCCCCGAAGGGGGGCGCGGGGCTGCATCAATTTGCGGCTCCGCCGCGTGGGCGCGGCCGGCCCCCACCGGCCCGCAGCAGATGAACCGCCCAGCCGGCGGAGCCTAACTGGCCTTGCGGTGGAAGGGGTGCAGGAGATCCGAGAGGTGCCAGTGGTGGTCTTCCTTCGGCGTCCCGTGCTCGCCGGACTCACCGGGCTGCGCCGAGGTGCTCCCGTCCGGGGCCGCCGCTTTGGGAGCCGAGCGCTGCTTGTGCATCAGGTTCTGTACCGACGACACCTGGCCCGCGCGCATGATGCGTACGACATGGCCGTCGCAGTTCTGGCAGGTGGGCCGGGTCAGTGGGGACGGTACGACCTGGCCGTCCGCCACGTACATCACCATCTGACCGCCCTCGGTGTCGGTGTGGTGCTCGATCTCGTACGACTGTTCCCAGCCGTGCCCGCAGCGCATGCAGGCGAAGGAATACGACTCGTGTACGACGGCGGTGGCCGTGCTGCGGTGGCCGGTGGTCTCGCTCATGCCAGCTCCTCTGGTCCGCTGGACACAGGACGGGTGCGTCCCTGTGAACCAGTGGACGCCTCTACCGCCGTGAAGGCATCTCTCCTGTCGACTGTTGAAGGCGTTTTGGGCATTCCTTGTGCGAACGGCCCCGATCCGAGGGCTGGCCTTTGCCGTTCGGCGCCCGCCTTTGCCCCCTTATGGCGTGACCGGCGTCGCAGTCCCCGTACCACCCGCACCCTGCGCGTTCTTCGCCGCCACGACCGCGTCGAACACCTCCCGCTTGGGCAGCCCCGCCTCGGCCGCGACAGCCACGATGGCCTCCTTGCGCCGCTCCCCCGCCTCCTCGCGCACCCGCACCCGCCGCACCAGTTCCTCGGCGCCGATCTCCCCGGCGGCCTTCTCGGGGGCGCCCTCGACGACGACGGTGATCTCACCCCGTACGCCCTCGGCCGCCCACTGGGCCAACTCGGCCAGCGGACCGCGCCTGACCTCCTCGTACGTCTTCGTCAACTCCCGGCAGACGGCGGCCCGTCGGTCCGCGCCGAACGCCTCCGCCATGGCGGCCAGGGTGTCGTCGAGGCGGTGCGGGGCCTCGAAGTAGACGAGGGTGCGGCGTTCCTCAGCCACCTCCCTCAGTCTCGACAGTCGTTCGCCCGCCTTTCTCGGCAGGAAGCCCTCGAAGCAGAACCGGTCGACGGGCAGCCCGGACAGTGCGAGCGCGGTGAGCACGGCGGACGGGCCGGGGACGGCCGTCACCCTGATGTCCTTCTCCACGGCGGCGGCGACCAGCCGGTACCCGGGGTCGGACACCGACGGCATGCCCGCGTCCGTCACCAGCAGCACCCGCGAACCGCCGAGCAGCGCCTCGACCAGTTCGGGGGTGCGCGCCGCCTCGTTGCCCTCGAAGTACGACACCACCCGCCCCTTCGGCTGCACCCCGAGCGCCTGGGTGAGCCGGCGCAGCCGCCGGGTGTCCTCGGCCGCGATGACGTCGGCGCCCGCCAGTTCCGCCG is a window of Streptomyces sp. B21-083 DNA encoding:
- a CDS encoding TatD family hydrolase, whose protein sequence is MPAKSGTAEAPPLPEPLRVAVADSHTHLDMQSGTVAEGLAKAASVGVTTVVQVGCDIKGSRWAAETAATYGSVHATVALHPNEAPRIVHGDPDGWSRQGARVPGGDAALDDALAEIDRLAGLPQVKGVGETGLDYFRTGPEGKAAQERSFRAHIEIAKRHGKALVIHDRDAHADVLRVLKEEGAPERTVFHCYSGDAEMAEVCAANGYFMSFAGNMTFKNAQPLRDALTVAPLELVLVETDAPFLTPAPYRGRPNAPYLIPVTLRAMAEVRGIDEDTLATAIATNTARAFDY
- the rsmI gene encoding 16S rRNA (cytidine(1402)-2'-O)-methyltransferase, which encodes MTGTLVLAGTPIGDVTDAPPRLAAELAGADVIAAEDTRRLRRLTQALGVQPKGRVVSYFEGNEAARTPELVEALLGGSRVLLVTDAGMPSVSDPGYRLVAAAVEKDIRVTAVPGPSAVLTALALSGLPVDRFCFEGFLPRKAGERLSRLREVAEERRTLVYFEAPHRLDDTLAAMAEAFGADRRAAVCRELTKTYEEVRRGPLAELAQWAAEGVRGEITVVVEGAPEKAAGEIGAEELVRRVRVREEAGERRKEAIVAVAAEAGLPKREVFDAVVAAKNAQGAGGTGTATPVTP